The following proteins are encoded in a genomic region of Pagrus major chromosome 16, Pma_NU_1.0:
- the mrps26 gene encoding small ribosomal subunit protein mS26, giving the protein MFQVIGGRSVQAARLLAPRSAVLVEAVRGRKSRNDPVAKSKEGRVKVPPPVDPVEMVVLKERYSQYQLIMRALRLEFKEEVLRKKYEEETGSLAEERARLDAEEHRALMAWNNEENLRLLKLRTLRLQKEKEEAERKQLEAVIKREQEQQEFIKGKEREILQLQEDAKNFITLENLDQRIEEVLDNPKNYNFAIDKDGRVVKQTVLQ; this is encoded by the exons ATGTTCCAGGTAATCGGCGGCAGGAGCGTCCAGGCGGCCCGGCTCCTCGCACCCAGGAGCGCCGTTCTCGTGGAGGCTGTCCGGGGCAGAAAGTCCCGCAACGACCCGGTGGCCAAGTCCAAAGAGGGGCGAGTCAAAGTGCCTCCTCCGGTCGATCCGGTGGAGATGGTCGTCCTGAAGGAGAGATACTCGCAGTACCAGCTGATCATGAGGGCGCTTCG CCTGGAGTTTAAAGAGGAGGTCCTTCGAAAGAAGTACGAGGAGGAGACAGGCTCCCTGGCCGAGGAGAGGGCGAGGCTGGATGCGGAGGAGCATCGCGCCCTCATGGCGTGGAACAACGAGGAGAACCTCCGCTTGCTCAAACTCCG GACACTGAGGCTCcagaaggaaaaggaggaagcCGAGCGCAAGCAGCTGGAAGCTGTCATCAAGCGTGAACAAGAACAGCAAGAATTCAtcaaaggaaaggagagagaaattCTGCAGCTGCAG GAGGATGCAAAGAACTTCATCACCTTGGAGAACTTGGATCAGCGAATAGAAGAAGTTCTGGACAATCCAAAGAATTACAACTTTGCCATCGACAAAGACGGACGAGTTGTTAAACAG